The genomic window TTGCCCTTTTAAAAGCTAAGATAAAAAAAATTGACAAGCAAATGTCCGTTCAACGAAGCAACAGAGGCGCCATGGTTCGGGTGGCTTTGGTGGGCTATACCAACGTTGGGAAATCGACGTTGATGAATGTCATTAGCAAGTCGGATGTGTTTGCAGAAAATAAATTATTTGCAACCCTGGATACAACAGTTCGGAAAGTGGTGGTAAAAAACCTGCCTTTTCTGATGAGTGATACTGTTGGGTTTATTAGAAAATTGCCCACGCAATTGGTCGATTCGTTTAAGAGTACCTTAGATGAGGTTCGAGAATCGGATTTGCTCCTGCATGTGGTGGATATTTCGCATCCCAATTTTGAAGATCATATTGCATCTGTCAACCTGATTTTAGGAGAAATTAATGCGTTAGACAAACCCACGCTCATGGTGTTCAATAAGATTGATGCTTACGAAGCAGAACCTTTTGATGACACGGATTTGATTGCGGTTCGTACCGAAGCTCATTATTCTTTAGACGAATGGAAGTCCACATGGATGTCAAAAATTGGTGAAAATTCACTGTTTATTTCTGCACTCAACAAAGAGAACTTAGAAGATTTTAGAAAACGGGTGTACGATACGGTTCGTGAAATTCATGTGAAACGTTTTCCTTACAATCGATTCTTGTACCCCGATTATGAAGATATTATAGAGTAAAAGAGGGGTCTGAAAAGTTTTTTTCTTGTCAATCTGAATCTGACTACCGTCAGGCAGTCCTGCCTGTCGGCAGACAAGTTTACCTACCGAAGGTAGGCTCGTTTCAGATTCTAAAACAAATTGAATTTCAGTTAATGGAGATTCTGAAATAAATTCAGAATGACAGGTTTGCTATTTTCCAGACAGCCTCTTCGAAGCGATTATTCCTTAGAAATTATAATTGACTCCCAATCCAAACACTTGTCGGGTTTGTAAACCTTCAAAAGCATTGTCATCATAAATGGTTTGATATGCCAGAGTAGTTGAGATGTATTTGTTAATGTTCATGACTAAATTCATGGTATAGTCAAGATCGACATTTTGTGGGTCTTCCAAATAATTTGAATAAAGATTCAAGGTGTTTTCCATGGAAATGTTTTTCATCAAATCAAATTTATAATAGGCACCTACAGAAGCACCAAACTCAAAACGGGTGCTTTTTCCTTCTTCCACGCCAAAATAAGCAGCGTCTGGAAGGGTAAGGTTTTTATCGACAACAATTAATTTGGTGGTGGCAGGGGCGATATTCACCTTTAAATTTTCGCTTTTTTTCCAAAGCATACCAGGACCTATCTGTAAATATCCAGGAGATAAAAACTTGGTAGGACCTTCCGTATCACTGTCTAAATCATCTGTAAATTGTGTTTTAAAATTGACGAATGCAGAGTAGAACCAATAGCCTTTTGCTTTTTTTCCTAACACAGAATTCCATTCCAAACGGTCATCCGATTTTTTAATGTCTTGCTCTTTAATCTTCGTAATTCCAAAAGACGCAATGATTTTATTGTCCCAAGACCAATCGCCTTTAAGATAATTAATATCATAGTTGATGCCAACAGTTCCAGAAATACTACTAACTCCTCCGGCAACCCAGTTTTCAAATGCAGACTGGTTTAATAAAAATGTAAAGCTACCACCTCTAGTCCAAACGGGTTTTTCGGTAGTTTCCGTTGTGGGCTCCTCTTGCGCGTACAGACTGTGGAATTGAGTAATGAGAGCGAATACTAAAATAAATTTTTTCATGTGATTGTAGGTATAGGGGTTTTAAATTAAGTGCAAATATATAAAATTGAAATAAATTGATAAATCTAAAGGAAAAGAATCCTTATTTATTTTTTAAACAAAGGTACCGACGAACAGGCTTCGCCATACATAATGGATTTTGCGATTGGCTGTAATTTATCTATCAGAAAAAGATAAGCATTTTGTGGCACGGGTTTGTTAGAGCAGCCTTTGATAATAACAGGCTTATTTTTACAGAAATCAAGATCTAAATCTTCAATGATCGTTTGATATAGGGATGTTTCTAAAACTTCTAAATCACCCACCACAACTTGCGTAGCAACGCCTGAAAGTTTGAGTCGAACCAACATATAAGCCCAGCCAGGAATGATGGCGTCAGAAGTGCAAT from Formosa sp. Hel1_33_131 includes these protein-coding regions:
- the hflX gene encoding GTPase HflX, with product MIEKKVIGLEKAVLIGVITKLQDETKSEEYLEELEFLTYTAGGEVLRRFTQKMDKPNPKTFIGTGKMEELRLYIEEHKVGTAIFDDELSSAQERNISKILNCKVLDRTNLILDIFAQRAQTSYARTQVELAQCEYLLPRLKGMWTHLERQKGGIGMRGPGETEIETDRRIVREKIALLKAKIKKIDKQMSVQRSNRGAMVRVALVGYTNVGKSTLMNVISKSDVFAENKLFATLDTTVRKVVVKNLPFLMSDTVGFIRKLPTQLVDSFKSTLDEVRESDLLLHVVDISHPNFEDHIASVNLILGEINALDKPTLMVFNKIDAYEAEPFDDTDLIAVRTEAHYSLDEWKSTWMSKIGENSLFISALNKENLEDFRKRVYDTVREIHVKRFPYNRFLYPDYEDIIE
- a CDS encoding DUF3078 domain-containing protein; the protein is MKKFILVFALITQFHSLYAQEEPTTETTEKPVWTRGGSFTFLLNQSAFENWVAGGVSSISGTVGINYDINYLKGDWSWDNKIIASFGITKIKEQDIKKSDDRLEWNSVLGKKAKGYWFYSAFVNFKTQFTDDLDSDTEGPTKFLSPGYLQIGPGMLWKKSENLKVNIAPATTKLIVVDKNLTLPDAAYFGVEEGKSTRFEFGASVGAYYKFDLMKNISMENTLNLYSNYLEDPQNVDLDYTMNLVMNINKYISTTLAYQTIYDDNAFEGLQTRQVFGLGVNYNF
- a CDS encoding DUF2480 family protein, which translates into the protein MATGEIVNRVANSVLVTLDLEDYYPKGARVCFDIKDWLYEGLVLREKEFRAFVNTHDWSVYTNQFVALHCTSDAIIPGWAYMLVRLKLSGVATQVVVGDLEVLETSLYQTIIEDLDLDFCKNKPVIIKGCSNKPVPQNAYLFLIDKLQPIAKSIMYGEACSSVPLFKK